A genomic window from Microbacterium sp. ET2 includes:
- a CDS encoding DUF559 domain-containing protein: protein MCTEKDAVVSAAALRRGGLTRRDVDRCLEHGVLARLRRGVYARPGACPDARSAASHGGRMACVTAARHLGLWVLDDGDAAHVWLRGHGHSYRHDACRCVEHWDDSTASDSFGLPSVPRILRQILRCCGIEGFFVALESALHLRRISREGVAWLRAVCPGKAREAIALARGEADSGLESLVRWRLRDLGLRIRAQVTIVSVGRVDFLIGDRLIIEVDGRAGHDDPASRHKARVRDANAAMWGYITLRFDYAMVVHDWDVVERAILAHVVSGRHLAGG from the coding sequence ATGTGCACCGAGAAGGATGCCGTGGTTTCCGCGGCCGCGCTCCGGCGCGGAGGACTCACCCGGCGAGACGTCGACCGCTGCCTCGAGCACGGCGTGCTCGCGCGGCTGCGCCGCGGCGTCTACGCCCGGCCCGGCGCTTGCCCCGACGCGCGGAGCGCCGCATCTCACGGAGGCCGGATGGCCTGCGTGACCGCCGCCCGCCATCTCGGGCTCTGGGTGCTGGACGACGGCGACGCCGCGCACGTGTGGCTACGCGGTCACGGTCACTCTTACCGTCACGACGCATGTCGGTGCGTTGAGCATTGGGACGACAGCACGGCATCGGATTCCTTCGGCCTGCCCTCGGTCCCCCGCATCCTTCGCCAGATTCTGAGATGCTGCGGCATCGAAGGGTTCTTCGTGGCGCTCGAATCTGCCCTTCACCTGAGACGCATCTCGCGGGAGGGGGTCGCGTGGCTTCGCGCGGTGTGTCCCGGGAAGGCGCGTGAGGCGATCGCTCTTGCGCGGGGCGAAGCCGACAGCGGACTCGAGTCGCTCGTGCGGTGGCGGTTGCGCGACCTCGGCCTGCGCATCCGGGCTCAGGTGACGATCGTCTCGGTCGGACGCGTGGACTTCCTGATCGGCGACCGGCTCATCATCGAAGTCGACGGACGGGCGGGGCACGACGACCCGGCGAGTCGGCACAAGGCTCGGGTGCGCGATGCGAACGCGGCGATGTGGGGCTACATCACACTGCGATTCGATTACGCCATGGTGGTGCACGACTGGGACGTCGTCGAGCGGGCGATCCTCGCGCATGTCGTATCGGGCCGTCACCTCGCGGGCGGATGA
- a CDS encoding PucR family transcriptional regulator produces MTTSAEAAAPPTLRSLLARADLHLRAEDTAPDDALSRPVRWVHSTDLLDPTPFLSEGLVLLTTGTQFLPSADEASVVDAYVRRLSERGVVGVGFGTEVVRDGIPPTLVEACGHHRMPLFEVPYRTPFIAVARANAEAIAAVGYARRSWALAAQRAISMAALRPDGLGATVAELAKQLGTWVGLFDAAGELSREHPAGGLDEPTAGALHGEIGAVLRRGARAGSSMRLGGLPFTLQTLGRGGHLRGVIAIAAGDLDQEGRGVVTAVIAMAGLALEQQQGLARARGSLRAGLVQSLLSGDPALARRISRDLWGALPAAPVVVAMTDAATARIDSVAEFLELRAEERRGAVFFGRSGDGLAVVVPAAAPDVLDELVDRFDARIGVSDGAGYDGFAAAVEQARIARDRAAERGGGPVAHFAEVARSGVLAALTSLSGEARAVAAAELAPLATHDAEHGTALVTTLRTWLEQDCSHEACALALGVHRHTVRTRLGLAERVLGRDLSSFAVRAELWAAFAASS; encoded by the coding sequence ATGACGACGTCGGCCGAAGCAGCTGCACCCCCCACCCTCCGCTCCCTCCTCGCTCGCGCCGACCTCCACCTGCGGGCGGAGGACACCGCTCCTGACGACGCCCTGTCGCGCCCCGTGCGGTGGGTCCACAGCACCGACCTGCTCGATCCGACGCCGTTCCTCTCGGAAGGCCTCGTGCTGCTGACCACCGGCACGCAGTTCCTCCCGTCCGCGGACGAGGCTTCCGTCGTCGACGCCTACGTGCGGCGCCTGTCCGAGCGAGGCGTCGTGGGAGTCGGCTTCGGCACCGAGGTCGTGCGCGACGGCATCCCGCCGACCCTCGTCGAGGCATGCGGACACCACCGCATGCCGCTGTTCGAGGTGCCCTACCGCACGCCCTTCATCGCGGTCGCCCGCGCCAACGCCGAGGCGATCGCCGCGGTCGGGTACGCCCGCCGGTCGTGGGCGCTCGCGGCGCAGCGCGCCATCTCGATGGCGGCCCTGCGCCCCGACGGGCTCGGAGCGACGGTGGCGGAGCTGGCCAAGCAGCTGGGCACCTGGGTCGGACTCTTCGACGCCGCGGGCGAGCTCTCACGCGAGCACCCGGCCGGGGGGCTGGACGAGCCGACCGCGGGGGCGCTGCACGGCGAGATCGGCGCGGTGCTGCGTCGCGGCGCCCGTGCCGGTTCGTCGATGCGCCTGGGAGGTCTGCCCTTCACCCTGCAGACCCTCGGCCGGGGCGGTCACCTGCGCGGCGTCATCGCCATCGCCGCGGGCGACCTCGATCAGGAGGGCCGCGGGGTCGTGACCGCGGTGATCGCGATGGCAGGCCTCGCCCTCGAACAGCAGCAGGGGCTCGCCCGAGCCCGCGGCTCCCTTCGAGCCGGGCTCGTGCAGTCGCTGCTGTCGGGCGACCCCGCTCTCGCGCGACGGATCTCCCGCGACCTGTGGGGAGCGCTGCCGGCCGCGCCGGTGGTGGTGGCCATGACGGATGCCGCGACCGCGCGCATCGACAGCGTCGCCGAATTCCTCGAGCTGCGCGCCGAGGAGCGACGCGGGGCGGTGTTCTTCGGGCGAAGCGGCGACGGACTCGCGGTGGTCGTCCCGGCTGCGGCGCCCGACGTGCTCGACGAGCTCGTCGACAGGTTCGACGCGCGGATCGGCGTCTCGGACGGTGCAGGCTACGACGGATTCGCGGCCGCGGTCGAACAGGCGCGCATCGCGCGGGACCGCGCCGCCGAGCGCGGCGGCGGACCCGTCGCCCACTTCGCCGAGGTGGCCCGTTCGGGCGTGCTCGCCGCACTCACCTCGCTCTCGGGCGAGGCCCGCGCGGTCGCCGCCGCCGAGCTGGCGCCGCTGGCGACCCACGACGCCGAACACGGCACCGCGCTCGTCACGACACTGCGGACCTGGCTCGAGCAGGACTGCTCGCACGAGGCGTGCGCGCTCGCCCTCGGGGTGCACCGCCACACGGTGCGCACCCGGCTGGGCCTCGCCGAGCGGGTGCTCGGGCGCGACCTGTCGTCGTTCGCGGTGCGCGCGGAGCTCTGGGCCGCGTTCGCGGCATCCTCCTGA
- a CDS encoding NAD-dependent succinate-semialdehyde dehydrogenase, translating into MSDYAVINPATGETFATYPTISDDELAAAIDRADIAYRSWRHLPVSERAALLRRVADLHRERRDELAAIIVREMGKPLVAALGEVDFAADITEYYANVAERVTADQPLEIEGEGTAVIRRTPLGVLLGIMPWNFPYYQVARFAAPNLILGNTILLKHAPQCPESAAALEAMYRDAGLPVGAYTNIYATNDQAAAVIADPRVQGVSVTGSERAGAAVAEVAGRHLKKVALELGGSDPFILLSTDDLDATVQAAVDARLDNNGQSCNAAKRFIVVDELYEPFLEKFSAAMGAAKVGDPLAEDTVLGPLSSETAAERLQKQIDDAVSQGARLVTGGARDGAFFPGTVLTDVTPEMDVYGEELFGPAGVVYRVKDEAEAIRIANDTGFGLGSYVFTTDPDQAQRVADEIDAGMVYVNVVLADSPELPFGGVKRSGTGRELGLIGADEFVNKKLIRVAG; encoded by the coding sequence ATGAGTGACTATGCCGTCATCAACCCCGCGACGGGGGAGACCTTCGCCACCTATCCGACGATCAGCGACGACGAACTGGCCGCGGCGATCGATCGGGCCGACATCGCCTATCGCTCCTGGCGCCACCTGCCGGTCTCGGAGCGCGCCGCCCTGCTCCGCCGGGTCGCCGACCTGCACCGGGAGCGTCGCGACGAACTGGCGGCCATCATCGTGCGCGAGATGGGCAAGCCGCTCGTCGCGGCGCTCGGCGAGGTCGACTTCGCCGCCGACATCACCGAGTACTACGCGAACGTCGCCGAGCGGGTCACCGCCGACCAGCCGCTGGAGATCGAGGGGGAGGGCACCGCCGTCATCCGCAGGACACCGCTCGGTGTGCTGCTGGGAATCATGCCGTGGAACTTCCCGTACTACCAGGTCGCGCGCTTCGCGGCGCCGAACCTGATCCTCGGCAACACCATCCTGCTCAAGCACGCGCCGCAGTGTCCCGAGTCCGCAGCCGCCCTCGAGGCGATGTACCGCGACGCGGGACTCCCCGTCGGCGCCTACACGAACATCTACGCCACGAACGATCAGGCCGCGGCAGTCATCGCCGATCCGCGCGTCCAGGGCGTGTCGGTCACGGGGTCGGAACGGGCCGGCGCGGCGGTCGCCGAGGTCGCCGGGCGCCACCTGAAGAAGGTCGCGCTCGAGCTCGGGGGTTCAGACCCCTTCATCCTCCTGTCCACGGATGATCTCGACGCCACCGTGCAGGCAGCGGTCGACGCGCGACTGGACAACAACGGGCAGTCCTGCAACGCGGCCAAGCGCTTCATCGTCGTCGACGAGCTGTACGAGCCCTTCCTCGAGAAGTTCTCCGCGGCGATGGGTGCGGCCAAGGTCGGCGATCCGCTGGCCGAGGACACCGTCCTCGGCCCGCTCTCGTCCGAAACGGCGGCCGAGAGATTGCAGAAGCAGATCGACGACGCCGTCTCGCAGGGGGCCCGACTGGTGACGGGAGGGGCGCGGGATGGGGCGTTCTTCCCGGGCACAGTGCTCACCGACGTCACCCCCGAGATGGATGTGTACGGCGAAGAGCTCTTCGGCCCGGCGGGGGTCGTCTACCGGGTGAAGGACGAGGCGGAGGCGATCCGCATCGCCAACGACACCGGGTTCGGACTGGGCTCGTATGTCTTCACCACTGATCCCGACCAGGCCCAGCGGGTGGCCGACGAGATCGACGCCGGCATGGTCTACGTCAACGTGGTGCTCGCCGATTCGCCGGAGCTTCCCTTCGGCGGGGTGAAGCGCTCGGGCACCGGGCGCGAGCTCGGTCTCATCGGCGCCGACGAGTTCGTCAACAAGAAGCTGATCCGGGTAGCCGGCTGA
- a CDS encoding helix-turn-helix domain-containing protein, with translation MTLAADREEALEPDSGADDDVLDPLMIGRRIRAVRTQRGMTLESLADAVGRAPSQLSMIENGRREARLSLLQAIAKALGTTLDALLAGDPLDERATLEVSLERAMRGQTFQALGIPPFRVGKTIPTEVLSALLSLQGEIERLRDERSATPEEARRANVALRRLMRTQDNYFPELEAEARRVLEAVDHPGGPLTQRAASDIAAHLGFTLHYVADLPQTTRSVADMKNGRLYLSSRVPAKGDPRTAVLQALSSRILGHQEPTSYAEFLRQRVETNYLTGALLVPEAHVVPYLQEAKKDRAISIEDLRDAYSVTYETAAHRFTNLATVHLGIPVHFLKVHESGTITKAYENDDVNFPTDRLGSIEGQMCCRRWTSRVVFDIADKFNPYYQYTDTGNGTYWCTARVEPSSEGAHSVSVGVRFDDTKWFHGRDTPNRGVSRHSVEVCCRRAPAELESAWREHSWPNVRTPRTLLATLPTGSFPGVDTTEVYEFLQAHAPASGS, from the coding sequence ATGACGCTCGCAGCCGACCGTGAAGAAGCACTCGAGCCCGACTCGGGCGCCGACGATGACGTGCTCGATCCGCTGATGATCGGCCGTCGCATCCGGGCCGTGCGCACGCAGCGCGGGATGACGCTGGAATCCCTCGCCGACGCCGTCGGCCGGGCACCGAGCCAGCTCTCGATGATCGAGAACGGCCGCCGCGAGGCACGGTTGTCGCTGCTGCAGGCGATCGCGAAGGCGCTCGGCACGACGCTCGACGCTCTGCTCGCGGGCGATCCGCTCGACGAGCGGGCGACGCTCGAGGTGTCCCTCGAGCGCGCCATGCGGGGGCAGACCTTCCAGGCGCTCGGCATTCCCCCGTTCCGCGTCGGCAAGACGATTCCGACGGAGGTGCTCTCAGCCCTGCTCTCCCTCCAGGGCGAGATCGAACGGCTCCGCGACGAGCGCTCGGCCACGCCTGAAGAGGCGCGGCGGGCCAACGTGGCGCTCCGGCGCCTGATGCGCACGCAGGACAACTACTTCCCCGAGCTCGAGGCCGAGGCCCGGCGGGTGCTCGAAGCGGTGGATCACCCCGGCGGGCCGCTGACCCAGCGCGCGGCCTCCGATATCGCGGCGCACCTCGGCTTCACGCTGCACTACGTCGCGGATCTGCCGCAGACGACGCGGAGCGTCGCCGACATGAAGAACGGCCGGCTCTACCTCTCCAGTCGCGTGCCCGCCAAGGGCGACCCGCGCACCGCGGTGCTGCAGGCGCTGTCGAGCCGCATCCTGGGTCATCAGGAGCCCACGAGCTACGCCGAGTTCCTCCGCCAGCGCGTGGAGACGAACTATCTCACCGGGGCGCTGCTCGTTCCCGAGGCGCACGTGGTGCCGTACCTGCAGGAGGCGAAGAAGGATCGCGCGATCTCGATCGAAGATCTCCGCGACGCCTACTCGGTGACCTACGAGACCGCCGCGCACCGCTTCACCAACCTCGCGACGGTGCATCTGGGCATCCCGGTGCACTTCCTGAAGGTGCATGAGTCGGGAACGATCACGAAGGCCTACGAGAACGACGACGTCAATTTCCCCACCGATCGACTCGGTTCGATCGAGGGACAGATGTGCTGCCGGCGGTGGACCTCGCGGGTCGTGTTCGACATCGCCGACAAGTTCAACCCGTACTACCAGTACACCGACACCGGCAACGGCACCTACTGGTGCACCGCGCGGGTGGAGCCCTCCAGCGAGGGCGCGCACTCGGTGTCGGTGGGGGTCCGCTTCGACGACACCAAGTGGTTCCACGGTCGCGACACCCCGAACCGGGGTGTTTCCCGGCATTCGGTTGAGGTCTGCTGCCGTCGTGCGCCGGCGGAGCTGGAGTCGGCGTGGCGCGAGCACTCGTGGCCGAATGTCCGGACCCCACGCACCCTGCTGGCGACGCTTCCGACCGGCTCGTTCCCCGGGGTGGACACGACGGAGGTCTACGAGTTCCTGCAGGCGCACGCCCCGGCATCCGGCTCCTGA
- the gabT gene encoding 4-aminobutyrate--2-oxoglutarate transaminase has protein sequence MTAATLTAPPLGGPTLPQERRLVTSIPGPRSQELLARKAAAVSAGVGHTVPVEAVAAGGGVVVDADGNSFIDLGSGIAVTTVGNAHPRIVEAVQAQVAQFTHTCFMISPYESYVAVAEALNRVTPGNHAKKSALFNSGAEAVENAVKIARKYTGKPAVVAFDHGYHGRTNLTMALTAKAMPYKSGFGPFASEIYRAPLSYPFRDGLSGADAAARAISVIEKQVGADNLAAVIIEPIQGEGGFIVPADGFLPALVDWSRANGVVFIADEVQTGFARTGAMFASDVFGIVPDLITTAKGMAGGLPLAAVTGRAEIMDASHLGGLGGTYGGNPIACAAALAAIEAFETEGLIERAREIGGILTERLRAMQAADPRLGEVRGRGAMVAVEFVHPATGAPDPALTAAVAKACIAEGVIVLTCGTFGNVIRFLPPLAIGDELLTEGLDVLARVLDESRTDSEPALAGDDAPAPTAD, from the coding sequence ATGACCGCTGCCACCCTCACCGCGCCCCCGCTCGGCGGACCGACCCTTCCGCAGGAGCGCAGACTCGTCACCTCCATCCCGGGGCCTCGTTCGCAGGAGCTCCTCGCCCGGAAGGCCGCAGCCGTCAGCGCCGGTGTCGGACACACCGTCCCGGTCGAAGCCGTCGCCGCCGGCGGCGGGGTTGTCGTCGACGCCGACGGCAACTCCTTCATCGACCTCGGGTCGGGTATCGCCGTCACCACGGTCGGCAACGCCCACCCCCGCATCGTCGAGGCCGTGCAGGCGCAGGTCGCGCAATTCACCCACACCTGCTTCATGATCTCGCCGTACGAGTCGTACGTCGCCGTCGCCGAAGCGCTGAACCGCGTCACCCCCGGCAACCACGCCAAGAAGAGCGCGCTGTTCAACTCCGGTGCCGAGGCGGTGGAGAACGCCGTCAAGATCGCCCGCAAGTACACCGGCAAGCCGGCCGTCGTCGCCTTCGACCACGGCTACCACGGGCGCACGAATCTCACGATGGCGCTCACCGCCAAGGCGATGCCGTACAAGAGCGGGTTCGGGCCGTTCGCCTCGGAGATCTACCGGGCACCGCTGTCGTACCCGTTCCGGGACGGACTGAGCGGGGCGGATGCCGCGGCGCGGGCCATCTCGGTCATCGAGAAGCAGGTGGGGGCCGACAACCTCGCCGCCGTCATCATCGAGCCGATCCAGGGCGAGGGCGGGTTCATCGTCCCCGCCGACGGCTTCCTTCCGGCACTGGTGGACTGGAGCCGTGCCAACGGCGTGGTCTTCATCGCCGACGAGGTGCAGACCGGTTTCGCCCGCACCGGCGCGATGTTCGCCAGCGACGTCTTCGGCATCGTGCCCGACCTCATCACCACAGCCAAGGGGATGGCGGGCGGCCTGCCCCTGGCCGCGGTGACCGGCCGCGCCGAGATCATGGACGCCTCGCACCTCGGCGGACTGGGCGGCACGTACGGCGGCAACCCCATCGCCTGCGCGGCGGCCCTCGCCGCGATCGAAGCGTTCGAGACAGAGGGCCTCATCGAGCGGGCGCGCGAGATCGGCGGCATCCTCACCGAGCGCCTCCGGGCGATGCAGGCGGCGGACCCGCGGCTGGGCGAGGTGCGCGGCCGCGGCGCGATGGTGGCGGTCGAATTCGTGCATCCGGCGACCGGCGCGCCGGATCCAGCCCTCACCGCCGCGGTGGCGAAGGCGTGCATCGCCGAGGGCGTGATCGTGCTCACCTGCGGCACGTTCGGCAACGTCATCCGGTTTCTTCCTCCGCTGGCGATCGGCGACGAGCTGTTGACCGAGGGCCTCGACGTGCTCGCCCGCGTGCTCGACGAATCGCGCACCGACAGCGAGCCGGCGCTCGCCGGCGACGACGCCCCCGCACCCACGGCAGACTGA
- a CDS encoding flavin monoamine oxidase family protein, whose translation MTDPTTDVLTRDVVVIGAGAAGLAAANELRKAGLSVAVLEARDRVGGRLHTDVIDGAMLEVGGQWVSPDQEALIETLEDLGLETYSRYREGDSVYINADGELTRFTGEIFPVPAATEKVMVDLIERLDRMVAEIDPDRPWEHPDAEKLDRTSFETWLAEQTDDVEARDNIALFIAGAMLTKPPHAFSTLQALLMAASAGSFSHLVDADFILDKRVVGGLQQVPLLLAERLGGDVFLDQPVRRIDWTDGGVTVEADRMTVRARFVILALAPVLYPRISFSPPLPRLQHQMHQHISMGLVIKVHAVYERPFWRDNGLSGTAFSPYELSHEAYDNTNHGDERGTLVGFVSDRHADDVFRLSPQERKERILESLSHYYGPEAKNPVVYYESDWGAEEWTRGAYAASFDLGGLTRYGADQREPVGPIHFACSDMAGLGYQHVDGAIRMGRLVAENIVEAARA comes from the coding sequence ATGACAGACCCCACCACCGACGTGCTGACGCGAGACGTCGTCGTCATCGGCGCGGGAGCGGCAGGCCTGGCGGCCGCGAACGAGCTGCGCAAAGCAGGCCTCTCGGTCGCCGTCCTCGAGGCGCGCGACCGGGTCGGCGGGCGCCTGCACACGGATGTCATCGACGGCGCGATGCTCGAAGTGGGCGGCCAGTGGGTCTCGCCCGACCAGGAAGCCCTGATCGAGACGCTCGAGGACCTGGGGCTGGAGACCTACTCCCGCTACCGCGAGGGCGACTCGGTGTACATCAACGCCGACGGCGAGCTCACCCGGTTCACCGGCGAGATCTTCCCTGTGCCCGCGGCGACGGAGAAGGTGATGGTCGACCTCATCGAGCGGCTCGACCGGATGGTCGCAGAGATCGATCCCGACCGTCCGTGGGAGCATCCCGACGCAGAGAAGCTCGACCGCACCTCTTTCGAGACATGGCTGGCGGAGCAGACCGACGACGTCGAGGCCCGGGACAACATCGCGCTGTTCATCGCGGGGGCGATGCTCACCAAGCCCCCTCACGCCTTCTCCACCCTCCAGGCGCTGCTGATGGCGGCCTCGGCCGGGAGCTTCTCGCACCTGGTCGACGCCGACTTCATCCTCGACAAGCGCGTCGTCGGCGGTCTGCAGCAGGTGCCGCTCCTGCTCGCCGAGCGCCTCGGGGGCGACGTCTTCCTCGACCAGCCGGTGCGCCGCATCGACTGGACCGACGGCGGCGTGACCGTGGAGGCCGACCGCATGACGGTGCGCGCCCGCTTCGTCATCCTGGCCCTCGCCCCGGTGCTCTACCCGCGCATCTCGTTCTCGCCTCCGCTGCCGAGGCTTCAGCATCAGATGCACCAGCACATCTCGATGGGACTCGTCATCAAGGTCCACGCGGTCTACGAGCGGCCCTTCTGGCGTGACAACGGGTTGTCGGGGACGGCATTCAGCCCCTACGAGCTCTCGCACGAGGCGTACGACAACACCAACCACGGTGACGAGCGCGGCACTCTCGTCGGGTTCGTCTCCGACCGTCATGCCGATGACGTGTTCCGCCTGTCGCCCCAGGAGCGCAAGGAGCGCATCCTCGAGTCGCTCTCGCACTACTACGGGCCCGAGGCGAAGAATCCGGTGGTCTACTACGAGAGCGACTGGGGCGCCGAGGAGTGGACGCGCGGTGCCTACGCCGCGAGCTTCGACCTCGGCGGTCTGACCCGATACGGCGCGGATCAGCGCGAACCGGTCGGTCCGATCCACTTCGCCTGCAGCGACATGGCAGGGCTCGGCTATCAGCACGTCGACGGTGCCATCCGCATGGGCCGCCTCGTCGCCGAGAACATCGTCGAGGCGGCGCGCGCATGA
- a CDS encoding universal stress protein: MSGRIVVGYTATDAGADAVALGARLAKATGAQLDLVVVLPGDDRSVITPPNASYDRYLREQATMWLEGAAAGIPAGVSHVGHVRYSDSFAEGLVAAADEFEASHVVVGAANGGLRGRHRLGTVATELLHSSDVPVVLAPEGSRRQDPALGVTRITAAIGTRPGADALMEESIALAIATGAELRLLSLVSVDLPASVDTGVIRLAGAAHADDVLRTALGSLPEGITADVVVARGESIEDAVSHLGWEPGELAIVGSSRLAQPRRLFLGSTAAKMLHELPVPMVVVPRTRVHESMNGERR; this comes from the coding sequence ATGAGTGGCCGCATCGTGGTCGGCTACACCGCCACGGATGCCGGAGCCGACGCCGTCGCGCTGGGCGCGCGCCTCGCGAAGGCGACCGGTGCGCAGCTCGACCTCGTCGTCGTGCTGCCCGGCGACGATCGCAGCGTCATCACGCCGCCGAATGCCAGCTACGACCGATACCTGCGCGAGCAGGCCACGATGTGGCTGGAGGGTGCGGCCGCCGGCATCCCCGCGGGCGTCTCCCACGTCGGTCACGTCCGCTACAGCGACTCGTTCGCCGAGGGCCTCGTCGCCGCCGCCGACGAGTTCGAGGCGTCGCACGTCGTGGTCGGCGCGGCCAACGGTGGGCTGCGCGGTCGGCATCGCCTCGGCACGGTCGCCACCGAGCTGCTGCACTCCTCCGACGTTCCGGTCGTGCTGGCTCCCGAAGGGTCGCGTCGCCAGGACCCCGCTCTCGGCGTCACCCGCATCACGGCCGCGATCGGCACGCGCCCGGGTGCCGACGCGCTCATGGAGGAGAGCATCGCGCTCGCCATCGCGACCGGAGCGGAGCTGCGGCTGCTGTCCCTCGTCTCGGTCGACCTGCCCGCGAGCGTCGACACCGGTGTCATCCGCCTGGCGGGCGCCGCCCACGCCGACGATGTGCTCCGCACGGCGCTGGGGTCTCTTCCCGAGGGCATCACGGCCGACGTGGTCGTCGCGCGCGGAGAGAGCATCGAGGACGCCGTCTCGCACCTCGGCTGGGAGCCCGGGGAGCTCGCGATCGTCGGATCGAGTCGCCTCGCGCAGCCCCGGCGGCTGTTCCTCGGCTCGACCGCGGCGAAGATGCTGCACGAGCTTCCCGTCCCGATGGTCGTCGTGCCCCGAACACGCGTCCACGAAAGCATGAATGGAGAGCGGCGATGA
- a CDS encoding APC family permease: MSAAHSGPRSGGPTTATPPASEALTGGLSKKGLSAGTVGLIGAVVIGISCIAPAYTLTAALGPTVSEVGFQVPAIILLGFIPMLLVAFGYRELNRTMPDSGTSFTWAVRAFGPWVGWMAGWGLVAATILVLSNLAGIAVEFLFLLIDQIAGSPGTIAELAFNPFINVAVCLLFMLGATVISYRDMQTTQKLQYVLVSFQVLVLLVFSIAAFVHVANGTAFDASPIELSWFDPLVVTPAIAIVAGLSLSIFIFWGWDVTLTMNEETRNPEKTPGRAATVTVVTIVTLYLLISIALLAFAGTGEEGLGLGNPDIQANVFFYLSGPILGPLAFLVSLAVLTSSASSLQSTFVGPARTLLAMGHYGALPAKFARVSPRFFTPGYATIVSAVVASVFYTVMRFINENVLWDTITTLGMMICFYYGITAFACVWYFRRQWFDSVRSFVFTLLFPLVGGVILAALFVITLVESLDPDYGSGTEWFGVGSVFVLGVVIIGLGIVIMIWQSIRRPAFFRGETLSLDAPESLRRR; the protein is encoded by the coding sequence ATGAGCGCTGCACACAGCGGGCCGCGCAGCGGCGGCCCGACGACCGCCACCCCACCCGCCTCCGAGGCACTGACCGGCGGACTGTCGAAGAAGGGCCTGAGTGCGGGGACGGTCGGCCTCATCGGCGCCGTGGTCATCGGCATCTCCTGCATCGCACCGGCCTACACGCTCACCGCGGCGCTCGGCCCGACGGTGTCGGAGGTCGGCTTCCAGGTGCCCGCGATCATCCTGCTCGGATTCATCCCGATGCTGCTGGTCGCATTCGGCTACCGTGAGCTCAACCGCACGATGCCCGACTCGGGCACATCGTTCACCTGGGCTGTCCGCGCCTTCGGGCCGTGGGTGGGCTGGATGGCGGGCTGGGGCCTGGTCGCTGCGACGATCCTGGTGCTGTCGAATCTCGCCGGCATCGCCGTGGAGTTCCTTTTCCTGCTGATCGATCAGATCGCGGGGAGCCCCGGGACGATCGCCGAACTCGCCTTCAACCCCTTCATCAACGTCGCGGTCTGCCTGCTGTTCATGCTGGGCGCGACCGTCATCTCCTACCGGGACATGCAGACGACCCAGAAGCTGCAGTACGTGCTGGTGAGCTTCCAGGTGCTGGTTCTGCTCGTCTTCTCGATCGCCGCCTTCGTGCACGTCGCGAACGGCACCGCATTCGACGCGAGCCCCATCGAGCTCTCCTGGTTCGATCCGCTGGTCGTCACACCGGCGATCGCGATCGTGGCCGGCCTGTCGCTGTCGATCTTCATCTTCTGGGGGTGGGATGTCACCCTCACGATGAACGAGGAGACCCGCAACCCCGAGAAGACCCCCGGACGCGCAGCGACCGTCACCGTGGTGACGATCGTCACGCTCTACCTCCTCATCTCGATCGCGCTGCTCGCCTTCGCGGGAACGGGCGAGGAGGGGTTGGGTCTGGGCAACCCCGACATCCAGGCGAACGTGTTCTTCTACCTCTCCGGGCCGATCCTGGGGCCGCTGGCGTTCCTCGTCTCGCTCGCCGTGCTCACCAGCTCGGCGTCGTCGCTGCAGTCGACCTTCGTCGGCCCCGCCCGCACGCTCCTCGCGATGGGGCACTACGGCGCGCTCCCCGCGAAGTTCGCCCGCGTCTCGCCGCGGTTCTTCACACCCGGCTACGCCACCATCGTCTCGGCCGTCGTGGCTTCGGTGTTCTACACGGTGATGCGCTTCATCAATGAGAATGTGCTGTGGGACACCATCACGACCCTCGGCATGATGATCTGCTTCTACTACGGCATCACGGCGTTCGCGTGCGTGTGGTACTTCCGCCGGCAGTGGTTCGACTCGGTGCGCAGCTTCGTCTTCACGCTGCTGTTCCCCCTGGTCGGCGGTGTGATCCTGGCAGCGTTGTTCGTCATCACCCTGGTGGAGAGCCTGGACCCGGACTACGGCAGTGGGACCGAATGGTTCGGGGTCGGAAGCGTGTTCGTGCTCGGCGTGGTCATCATCGGTCTCGGTATCGTCATCATGATCTGGCAGTCGATCAGGCGCCCGGCGTTCTTCCGGGGTGAGACGCTCAGCCTCGACGCACCGGAGAGCCTCCGCCGTCGCTGA